TACTAGGTAGTTTCAGATGACAGTCCAGTGGTTAAAAGGATGCAGAGTTTGTCAACTATTTTAGCACCATTAAAGGGAAGAGTCTGGCTGTACATTTGAAGCCTAGGAACATGTTCCATATGTAAGACTGCATCTAACTAAGCCCTTAATTCTTGGAAGGAGTACACAAAGTAATTCCTTGTCCCAGGAGCAACATCATATAGAACTTGCAGCAAATTTGGTCCAAGCTTGGTAGAGTCCATCAAATCTTGTCAGGATTACCTATGTCATACTgattcagaaaacaagaaaaatgcaaaatataaagGTCATGGATTCTTCTTTTGTGATCAGGTCATCAGTATTTTGCCCATCTATGTTTGGCAGAGTCAGAGCCCCAGTGAAGAAGAGATTGTGAGAGTTCATTACAGGAAGTGGTGGAGATGAAGCTGGGTCACATTTTAGACCACAGGATGTTGAGATACCCAAGCTATGGGACATCTGCCATGGAGAAGTGCATAGGGGTGTGGAAGTAGTAAGAGTGAGCTATATGAGAGGTTGCAGTGTGTTGTTTgatattttgatcttatttagATCAAAAGCCTGTTTGGGGTCAGAAAACAGAGCTTAGCTATTTACTGACAAAAAGATGTCATAGTGTAGAAGGAGTGGTAGGCTACATTCCCCATGCCTGGCCACCCACATtactagctttacacctgaaataacacaccaattgtatttttttttttttttttggttttccgagacagggtttctctgtggatttggagcctgacctggaactagctctgtagaccaggctggtgtcgaactcacagagatctgcatgcctctgcctccctgggattaaaggcgtgcgccaccatcgcccggctaaccattatgtggttgccaggaatgaATCGAACTTCTGACCCATGGAAGGGCagccaaagctcttaaccactgagctatctctccagctcttttttttttttgttttgatttttgagacacggtttctctgtagtttttggtgcctgtcctggaactaactctcatagaccaagctggcctcgaactcacaaagatcctcctgcctctgcctgccaagtgctgggattaaaagtgtgtgccaccactgtccagccaaattgtattcttttaaacactgcccagcccattagttctagcctcttactggctaattctcacatcttgattaacccatttctaataatctgtgtagcaccatgaggtggtggcttactgagAAAGATCACAATCTGTGCCCattttggagaggagagctatagcgtctgcctcacttccctgttcccagcagtctgttctgtctactccacccacatatgttctgacctttctttattaattaaccaatgaaagcaacagatagacagatgaccctcctccatcatcatagaggtttggaggacaGTGGATAGATAGGAGACAAGAAGTAGTAAGGTTGGGCTGAGAGAGGATCTTGGCCTTTTTTGGATagaagaatggaagagaaagatTCACTGGTggtttttccagtttctttgatCTTTTAGGTTTTCAgtcctgatatctgactcccaacttttattgataaagattaattagttAATGTTGCATCTGTTCCCCTAAAATTTATGCGTAATAAACATAAAGGGGTACTCAAGACCCCTAGATATAAATTGTACAGTAgtttattaactttaattttttaatgctaatgaaaagaaaatggcagcTGTGGAGAAAGTTAAAAGTtataaccttttattttttatttagacaaaagggtaAATGTTGTGGAACATTAGTTGAAGATGTTTCACAtccatttatgctgtggaacgtttgtttaatgatgcaagagtgtgttgcattcctttatattgcattttttaactctgtgtagctgtgttactttgcctgcataaaacacctgattggtctaataaagatctgaatggccaatagctaggcaggagagggataggttgggatggcaggcagagagaataaataaaaggagaaagagagaaggactGAGGACCAAGAAGAGAAATAGGAGAATGTCAGGGACTAGACACCCTGCTTCACAGTTACCTACAGAgtaggaagtaaagaaaggtatatagaataaagataaaaccccaaaggcaaaaagtagatagaataatttaaattaagtaaAGCTGACAAgaaccaagctaaggctgggcattcataggtAAGAGTAAtattccatgtgatttatttgggaactggatggTGTGCTTccaaaagagccaaagagtaaaaaaaactAACTATAGGATGGATCATCTGTGGGACCATAACTGgtcctccagaaagagtcagagtttgtgctgacagcacagcccagaaagccggcatttcaaaatggtgcagctttttttctgctacctctaaatcaggaaaacctctcttaaaggtgCCAAAGCATGTCACCAGTAAGCAAAGCCCATTTGGGGAAAGAAATGTAgctaaacttcatttttttagtgtctaaaattcttttccaagctctctaagattgtaagtggatattagttggCTGCGTGGTCATGTTTATTATGGCaaactgcttgttggttcccagctgctcagcccgaaaacaatcacacagaatctgtattaattaaatcactgcttagctcaTTGGCTCTAGctacttattggctaactcttacatgttaatttaatcaatttctatcaatctgtgtattgcaatGTGGGTATAACTTACAAGAtaaagttctcagcatctgtcttctgcagggctacatgacttctctctgactccgccttctttctctctgcattcagcttagttttcccaacCCACCTTAGAGTTGTcctatagctctgttataggcccaaagcagtttctttattaaccaatgataatcacagcatacagattggaatcccacaatatgagtttctatagcctcaacccattttctgttctttgtgcctactgtgttgtggttgaaactaatcAGTCAGCTTTCTGTCATTACTTCCCCACCATCATAAACTCTATCACTAAATCACATAAGGTTGAGTAGAACTAGCTGCTATTTGGTGCTAAGGTTGTTTGGTAgcctactgtttttatttttgttgatttatttttgaagacatggtttgtctatgtagccctagctgtcctgaaagtAGCTCTATATACCTACCAgtttggcttcaaactcagagtaCCTCTTTACTCTGACTccatagtgctgagattaaaggtgggccAGCATtcctgacttttctgtttttatattgtttttatcaaGCATATGCTATTGTAGTGAATATCACCcatatcttaaattttaaattttacagagGGTATCATTATCTTTCCCTggatggcatgtattcatgacattaatattacctgtgccttctgagtcattggattgcaggtgcataaccttctttctccttgttttgtttgttttgaatttttatcttataaagaatattttacctgtatgcatggttatgcaccatgtgagtacctggtcCTTCCTTACATTGATCAAAAGATGGTACTAGAAACATTGCACTTGGAGTACTGCATAGTTATTATCCCCCATGGAAGTCATTGGTACCAAGACCAGCAGGACTCtttactgttgagccatctttcctgctctgtgttgATTATGTGTAATCAGCATATaaattgctattgttttcatttgtccattCGTAACTTTTCAAACACACAGTGCCTTTTAGTCAAATCTTATTTATGTTGCAGTTTAAATTGGGGCACTTCAGGTTTCTGGTAGATGAATAAAGAGTTGATGTGAATGCCTAACTTTTGTAGAAACTTCAGCAAAAACCTGTGTGTTATTCCtaacttttatgtttgtttgattgatttttatcatGTGAAAGAGGTATTTAACATGTATTTCTGGCTGCCCTAGAAGTGATTGCATGGACTAGGCTGGTATTCAACTCAGAGGCAGATAAATATTcatgcctcagccttctgagtacacGGATTAGAGGAATGATTCAATGCATCCAGCTTTTTCatcttatgtttcttttttgtagTCAGAAATTAATCATTCATACAATTtctcttatctgtactctgtactGTTGAACTGTTTATGCATCTTTCATTGTTGGGTAGTAGGCATTTCTCTTGCAAGGTGATATCCCATTCAAATGGTTCAGAAATGACAATGGTGAACTTCGGGATCAGTTTGCTTCTAAAGTGACTTGGTGATAAATTATGATGTCTTTGTCATGGAATAAGTATGGGGAGCACCAGAATCATATGACTATACTgtcaaagaagtatacatttacaGTGTTGTCAAATCATGCTTTctgttgtacacatgtatgggatattttagaatgcagtgacctatgatgacgTACATGTCGACTTGACttgggaagaatggactttgctgaatccttcccagaagtgtctctacaaagatgtgatggtaGAGACCTACATAaacctcactactataggtaAGACTGaattatctttcatgtttcaaataaggggacaagtgttcattggttaatgatgttcttttgtaatatgattgagaaagaagaatgggtaaagaaatcaGGCATGGTTCTAAGTTTTGCTTATATGGTAACTaaattttttacaatttttaatatatatcataCATTTTTCTGTcactatattttaggatataattgggaagaccataatattgaacaatattttcaaagttctagaagacatgaaaggtaacTTCCATGTATAAGCTCATACAAATGTACCCCTGAAGAATTTATAATGTATCCTTTATGTTTTCAACCAAAACAACAATGTAACAAAGTGCATTGATGATTATTAAAATTATCACAAAATCATATACCTTAATTTCAGATAGGTGAACTGCATTTGcaagtcattcttttaagaaagaagtaaggaaatGATGTCTTAACCTATATTTCCATTTCAATCATGATACAATGAGAGCTATCCTGTAAAATTGTCAGtgcatttatttcatattattcatattataaaagatGTACATGTTGAAAACATAAGTATATCTCTGAAACTCTCTATTACATTAATATTCCATAGAAAAGGTAGTTTATCCCATATACTTGTGATTGTGTTCAGTTTGGTGAGGGGGCAGTTAGAGTCCCAAATCAAGGGCAGCTGTCCTGGAGAGGCCTCAATCCATTTACCAAAAGTCTATGAGGACAGAAAGTCAAACTGTGAACTCAATGTGGAAGCTTGACatttgttattcttcctttattAAGTATATCATATGTTCCTCTGGATACAAGCCACATGAGCATAGTGAAGTGAAGAAATATAACATACCTCTCTCTCGGAACAAATAGAAGATATATAGCAGTCCCCATGttgagtatacttgttgaatttgatgtaCAGGTATACAAGTCATTGTTTTCCTAGTCTCATTGTTAATATATCAACAAgctcacatttcagaaaagcaccatGAGTACTAGGACTGTGTAAAATCTTCTGTTTGTCCTAGTACACTTAGCAAATGTAATTTCACTCACAGTATAGGAAACATTATGAATGCAATAAGAGTAgtaaagctctgagttttttcagttctcttcaaatacatgaaaattcTCATACAGAAAAAAAGTTTCTGGAAATGTAAACCATGTAATAAAGGCTGTTATCAGTTATCCtcaaagatgaaaagcaagccttaaTGAAGGGGAAAAACAAGATTGTAAACATGGTGATAAAACTTCAACATataattcttctttaaaatagactaaattgtaaaattaatttatacagataaaaatattcaacaatgtattaaatgtagtaatgctttcacatgtaccattatcattgtagggatgaaaaaagtcaaaatttctgcatatactcaatgtcttaaagcctttgcatgtcgtCTTCACAGGCATGAAAAAACACACACTAGATTGAAACCTTATGAAGAAAATGAGTATGGTAAAGCTTTTTcatatcacagtcatcttcaaatgcataaaagatcaTACACCggggagaaaccctatgaatgtaacaaGTGTTGCAAAACCTTTACACGTCACCatactcttcaaatgcataaaagaacacatactggagagaagccctatgaatgtaatcagtgtggtaaagccttcgcTAGGCAAGACCATCTTCAAtctcatgaaagaagccatactggagagaaaccctatgaatgtaatcagtgtggcaaagGCTTTGCATATCACAGTACTctccgaaagcataaaagaacccatactggagagaaaccctatgaatgtaatcagtgtggtaaagcctttgtatgTCACAGTTATctccaaaaacataaaagaacccatactggagagaaaccctatgaatgtactcagtgtggtaaagcctacACACGGCAAGACCATCTTCACactcatgaaagaagccataatgaagagaaaccttatgaatgtaatcagtgtggtaaagcctttgtatgTCACAGTTATctccgaaagcataaaagaaaccatactggagagaaaccctatgaatgtactcagtgtggtaaagcctacACACGGCAAGACCATCTTCAAactcatgaaagaagccataatgaagagaaaccttatgaatgtaatcagtgtggtaaagcctttgtatgTCACAGTTATCTCCGAAAGCATATAAGAaaccatactggagagaaaccctatgaatgtaatcagtgtggtaaagctttcgCATATTCCAGTAGTCTCCAAGATCATGAAACAAGCCATACTGGAgtgaaaccctatgaatgtactcagtgtggcaaagcctttgcATATCCCAGTAGTCTCCGAAaacataaaagaacccatactggagaaaaactgtatgaatgtaatcagtgtggtgaAGCCTTTGCACAGCACATTCATCtacaaagacatgaaagtagcCATGTTGGAGAGAAAACCCTATAAaagtaatcagtgtggtaaagcctttgtttGTCACAGTAGTCTccaaacacatgaaagaacacatactggagagaaaccctatgaatataatcaatgtggtaaagcctttgcatgtatAGTGATCTCTGAAAACATAGGGGAAACCATACTTGATAGAAACATCACGTATGTAATTATTGTGCTAAACGTTTTAAAGACATTAACTAACACATGCTAGAGataaaccctatgaatgtaatgagtgtggtaaagcctttgcacttCACAGGactcttcaagtgcataaaagatcACACACTGGAGATAAACTCTATGAATGTCATCAGTATGGTAAAGCCTTTGAATGTATGAATAATCTAAGTCATGAGAAAAATCATACTGCATAGAAACTCTTTGAATGTATTCAGTATGATAAAGTTTTATACTTTATATAGGAATAAAACTTTTTGTGTGCAGTAATCTGTTAAAATCTTTGTATATTACAATAGACAATGACTacctgaaaaagatactgaggacTTTTTATTATAAAGTGTTTGGTAAGATCTTCAGTCAAAACACTTATAATCACATACACAGTGATTTGAGtttcctttctgtatgctgtgaatatattttgttaccattgttaataaagaagctgctttggtcctatagcagggcagaatagagcaaggcaggaattccaagcagagatagaggagaaaagaaagtggagtcagactccatgtatctgctgaaggagacagatgccctggaaccttactggtaaatcacAAGTCTTGTGATAAGATACAAAATACTAGgaatggggtaatttaagatgtcagtattagttaataagaatctcAAGCCAATAGGCCAAGCACtgttaattagtatagtttctgtgtgattattttgattctctatagccaggaatgaacaagaatcttctgcctacaacacaagactatttcttctgtagaaataaatttgacaGTGTTAACAATCTTTTCTAGCATTATGATGtcctttttatattgtttgtacttcaaaactcatggtaaaatgaatttatggATTTATCAAGCCCTATGTGTAGGGTAAatgggccagccaaagaaacacatcctgacactgaaaccagagccagtgaaatatataattttgactctgaacctggagccaaagaaatacatcctgactctaagaccaagacaaagaaacacactttgttcctgaatccagagccaataaaagaaacacctgaccctgaaaccaaTCTCAAAATGTTATAAGGGGCCAGTGAAAGAACACACTTTGGCCCTGAAACAAGATCCAAAAATAATTCTACCCTTGACCACCTGAGCACAAAACCAGCTAATCCCTAAGCTCCAGATCTACCAACACCTGAGCATAATATCCAGCCAACCTCTGCTTTGTTCAAGGTCAGGTATTGACATCTAAACAATTCCCACCCTGAgaatcttctccctgggaaatcTCTGCCCCTAAGAATTCCTATATAAGCTTTGTACATGTTCAGTTGGCATCTGCCCATTTCTGCCCTGGCAGAGGCAgtcctcctggattcttcccttccaaataaatttcttgaatgagttttgggtgaagaCCTTTCTCTGGAGTGATCAGAAACTTTGTAGTGTATTTGAACAGAGAAGCTTTGgtcacctctgc
The DNA window shown above is from Microtus pennsylvanicus isolate mMicPen1 unplaced genomic scaffold, mMicPen1.hap1 Scaffold_76, whole genome shotgun sequence and carries:
- the LOC142842421 gene encoding uncharacterized protein LOC142842421: MNAVTYDDVHVDLTWEEWTLLNPSQKCLYKDVMVETYINLTTIGYNWEDHNIEQYFQSSRRHERHEKTHTRLKPYEENEYGKAFSYHSHLQMHKRSYTGEKPYECNKCCKTFTRHHTLQMHKRTHTGEKPYECNQCGKAFARQDHLQSHERSHTGEKPYECNQCGKGFAYHSTLRKHKRTHTGEKPYECNQCGKAFVCHSYLQKHKRTHTGEKPYECTQCGKAYTRQDHLHTHERSHNEEKPYECNQCGKAFVCHSYLRKHKRNHTGEKPYECTQCGKAYTRQDHLQTHERSHNEEKPYECNQCGKAFVCHSYLRKHIRNHTGEKPYECNQCGKAFAYSSSLQDHETSHTGVKPYECTQCGKAFAYPSSLRKHKRTHTGEKLYECNQCGEAFAQHIHLQRHESSHVGEKTL